CTCGGTGCGCCTGTCGGCCACCAGATCGCTGTATTCCTCCGCTATCTCCCTCAGGTCGTCCCGGTATTTCATCCAGGCAGCCGGCAGGATGCCGGTCATTACCGGTATCACCTCCGGATACCCATAGGTCGCCACCTTGATAAGCTCTGTCACGTCTCCCCCCGCAGTATATGGATTTCAAGTATTATTATACCACAATCCGCCGGCGACGGCCCGAAAAAGGTCCACAAAAAAGGGCGTTTTTTGCCCCTGCCCCGGCGCATCCGCCCCCTTGCTTCCGGGACCGGTGACCGCCCCTCCTTTTTGCAAAATCAGGCCCCCGGACGAAAAAACGGGGTATATATATGATATACTATAGTGGAACTGCTCCGGTCCCGGGACGCGTCTCCGGGCGCGCAAGGCCGGACCGCGTCTTTTTTGCGCCTGAACATTATAAAGGGATACCTATATGAAATATCTGCCGCTCTTTGCGCTACTTGCGCTCTTATTTTTCTGCCTGCCCTGCTCCGCCGAGACCTTTATAGATTTTTCCGCGGGACAGGCCTCCGGCATCCTTGCCCACGATACCAACGACGGCAAGTTCACCTTGTCCCCCGCCGGGGGCGTCAACACCGCCCGTATCACCGGCACTCCCCAAAGCCGCATGATATATCTGGACGTGACCGACCCCTTCCCTGCGGGAGAAAAGGCCTTCGTCATAGTGGAATACTACGACATGACCGGCGACATCAGCCTCCAGTACGACGGCTCGGGCAACCCCTATTTTGAGTCCCCGGACAGATACGGACAGAACGACACCGGCGAATGGAAGACCTGCGTGTTCCTGCTGCAGTATCCCGTGTGGCAGAACAGAGAGAACGCAGGCCACGACTTTCGGATACTCTGCGAGAAGGATCTGGCTGTCAGGAGAGTGGAGGTGACCTCGGAAAAGCCCCTTTTTTACAGCCTGCCCCGGGACCCGGTGGCAGAGCTGGAGGCCCGGGAGCCCAACGTCCTGCGGGACGGCATGACTGCCATACAGCAGTGGCAGATCCACGAGCCCCTGGCCCCCGAAGACCTGACAGACGCCGCCTTCCTGAGAGCCAAAAAGCTGGGCATCACCAGCATGCAGAGCTACGTGGGCCTCAGGCAGCTGGAGCCTCGGGAAGGCGAGCTGGACTTTTCGTATTACGACGGTCTCACAGGCCAGCTGGAAAAGCACGGCATGAAGTGGCTGCCCTTCCTCATCATGGCTCCCGAGATATCGGTGCCCGACTGGTGGAACAGCCGTTACGGCGTCTTTGCCAAATGTCTGGAGCACGGCGAGGAGGCCCCCGTCCAGTCCATATGGAACCCCAACCTGCGGGAGGGGGTGCGCCGTTTCCTCACCATATTCAGAGAGCACTACAAGCCGGAGCTCATAGAGGCCCTGAACTTCGGCATATCCGGCTGCTGGGGCGAATCCATACAGGTAGCGGGCGGCGGCTTCGGCATCATGGACCGCCATCAGCACATGGGCTACTGGTGCGGCGACATATACGCCGCCGAGAGCTTCCGGAGCTATATGCAGCAGAAATACGGCTCCATAGACGCCCTGAACAAGGCCTGGAAGACCGGCTTCGGAGGCTTTGACGCCCTGCAGCCCTTTATCCCCAACGAGACCACCTCCAAACGGGCGGCCAAGGACCTGAACGACTGGTACTACTCCTCCATGACCGACCTGGCGGAGTTTTGGGTGAAGACAGCCAGAGAGCTGTATCCCGACACCCCCATATACCTCTGCACCGGCGGCGACGGCAACGTGAAGCTGGGGGCGGACTTCTCCGACCAGGCGAGGCGCATCGCTCCCTACCATGCAGGGATACGCATCACCAACGAGAACGACGACGTCATGAGCAACTTTTCCGTCACCCGCATGGTGTCCTCCGCCTGCCGTCTGTACGGCGCCTACTACACCACGGAGCCCGGCGGGGACAACACTCCCGACGGCATACCCGGCAGAGTCTTTGACGCCACGGCGGGAGGCGCCATAGGCGCTTATTTCAAATACCTCATGGACAAGCCCGACCTGCCCAACATACGGGGCATTAGGTTTGCGGAAAACAGCGCCTTCTTCCGCAGGAACACGCCAGACCTGAAGGTGGCGGCCCTGATGCCCAACACCTCCATAGGCCTGAAGCCGGAGGTCATAGACAGGTTCATAGCCCTGTCCACCACTCTCCGTAGAGCTCAGGATTTTGAATGGGTGGACGAAAACATGACAGAGGACGGCCTTCTGAGCCGCTTCCGGGCCGTGGTGCTGCTGGCGGGTCAGGTGTACGAGCAGTCCACCCTGGACCGGCTGGAGGAATGGGTGAAGGCGGGAGGCGTGCTCCTCTCTTCCAACGAGACCCTGCCTCTTACCACTCCCGAGGACGGCGAATGCTCCTGGATACAGCCTGCCCGGGGCGCCTTTTCCGGGGCCCTGAGCATGGAGGGCGAAGCCGGGGAGGGCTACGCCATCGACGTGGGCAACAGACACGAATCGGGACTCACGGGCATATGGCACGCCGGAGAAGGCAACGTGCTGGACCCCTCCGACAGCGGCCGCTGGACCGCCGGGGACAGCAGCGCCGTAATGCCCCTTCCCTCAGGGGACGGACCTGTGCTGAAGATACTTGCCAGGAACGACCCGGACCACGGAGTGGACTGTCAGGTGCTGGCAGACGGAGAGCCCATCGGCGTCCTCGGCAAGTCAAAGGTCCCGGTGTGGAGCCGCTTTGAGCTGCCCGCCGGCAAATATTCCGGGCGCATCAGGGTGACCTTCCGCTCGAACACCTTTACCGGCGGCGCCAACGACCCCAGACAGCTGGGAGTCTTCGTGCAGGAGATCATGCTCTCGTCCCGGGCTGCCGAAAAGGACGACATAGAGGACATGGAGGACACCTCTCTGGTCAGATACGCAGTTGACGACAGCAGACTGGCCTCCTCCTTTACTCCCCTGGGCAAAGGCTGGACAGGGGTCTTCCCGGAGACCTCCGAGGAATACCTGGCCCTGGTCTCCGCCGCCCTCTACTGGGAGCAGGCGCCCTGGAGCGCCGCCCTTGCGGACAGCTCTCTCCCCAACGGGAGGTGTCTGGCCGGATACAAGACAGACGGAGACTTTGACGAAGTCATAGCCTCGGTGATACACACACCGGAGGGCCAGAGCGTGTATTATTACAACAATTCGTCCGAGTACCTCCAAAAGACCCTTCCCAACGGCAGGACCATAGCGGTGCCGGAGTATTCCTTTGCGGAGCTCACCCCGGACGAGGCCTTCGCTCCCGCGGAGCTGGAAGCCTCCCCCATCAAGCCGGCGGACTCCGGGGCCGTCAGCCCCGGCTACATGCTGTCCTATACCCGGGGATCCCTGAAGGACTACGCTCTGGTGCGGGAGCCGGCGGAGGAAGGCTCCGACTGGGTCATAGTCCTCCACGGCCACGGCTCCGTAGCGGACCAGCTCTACACCCGTCAGGATTTAGCCGAGAACTGGCTGCCGGAGCTGGCGGACAAATACGGCATAGTCACCTTTGACACCATGGGCAACGGCTGGATGAACCCTACGGTGTGCTCCAACATCCACGAGATGCTGAGCTGGCTCAGGGCAAAATACCGCGTGGACAAATTCACCATCATAGGGGGCTCCATGGGAGGCTCCGGGGCTCTGGCCTACGCCGCCTGTTATCCCGACGACATCAAGGGAGTTCTGGCCCTGTGCCCCTGCACGGACCTGAAGAGCTACACGGAGTTCCTGTCCCGGGCGGAGCCCGGCGACCCCGTGGCGGCCATCAAGAAGGACATACTGGACACCATCCTCCAAAAGTTCGATCAGAGCGAGATGAAGATGAAGGCCGTCAGCCCGCAGCGCTATTCCGAACGGCTGCCTCTGCCCCTGTTCATCGCCCACTCCACCGGAGACGAGCTCATACCCGTGGAAAACAGCCGGATACTGGCAGAGCTCATGGAGGGCCTGTCCGACTTTGAATATATGGAAATGGAAGGCGGCGGCCACGACACCACCATCCTGCCCGGCTTCGCAAGAGGCCTGGAGTTTCTCAGGGAACAGGGCGCGCTGCAATAGTCCTCATTATGCTTCGAAATATAATACATCATCAAGGAAGGCATATGCTAAGGTTCATCTTTTGCGCGGCAGTGATCTTTTTGCTGCCTCTGCTTGCTCAGGCAAGCGAGTTTATCACGGACAACACGGATCTCATCATCAGCGAGACCTGCGGCTTCGGCAAGATAGGCTACGACACGGCAGACGTGGGACTGGCCGACAAGCCCACCCCCCTGCGGGTCAACGGCAAGATATACGACAAGGGCATAGGCACCCACGCCAACGGCACTATAGAGGTGGCGCTGGACGGAGGCTATTCCCGTTTTGAAGCCGAGGTGGGCACTCAGGAATACGTCATAGGCTCCGACACCGGCTCGGTAGTATTCGTGGTCAAGACCGAATACGGAGAGCTCTTCCGAAGCCCTGTCCTGACCAGCCACATGGACCCGGTCCCCGTGTCGGTGGACGTCACCGGCGCCACCTCTCTCTATCTGATAGTTGAGGACGGAGGCGACGGCATCACCAACGACGGCTGCTGCTGGCTCAACGCCCGCCTCACCAAGGCTTCCGCCGCCGCCGCGGCCAAACACCTGTCCATAGACATAGCCCCCTCCGGCCGGGTCACCAAGAGCGACCCCGCCAGGATCAAGGGCACCGCTGCCAACCGGGTGGAGGCCATACCCGCCGAGGACATATTCCTGACCCGGAACACCTACCCCGACGCCCGGGGGCTCTATACAGCCACCCCCACGGGCGGCCGCTGCGCCATAGGCCTTTCGTGGATGGAAAGGCGCCGCATCAAGACCTGCTCCATAGAGTTTGAGGGCGATGCCCCTCAGAACGTGTCCCTGGAATTCTGGGCCCGCCCCGGCAGGACCATTCTGGACGGCGAGTCCTACTGGCAGGGAGAATGGGTGCCCGTCAACGCCGACGTCACCCGCAAGGGCAAGGTGTTCACCGCCTCTCTGGCAGGCAAAACCAACATCAAGGAGACCCGCAACGGCGTCATGCAGCTGCGCTGGGTCTTCGACAGCGACAAGCCCCTGAAGGTCAAACAGCTGACCGCCTTCTCCGCCCGGGTCTACAAAGAGGGCAGGATCAGGATCACCCCTCTCAAAAAGCAGGGCGAGGTGACCCTGACCGGCTACAACATGGACTTCGTCACAGACAAGGGCAGGAGCCACACCTATACGGGCAATTTTGACTCCGAAAAGACTCTGGAGGTCATATACACCGCTCCCGTCATGAACCCCATGGAGCAGTCTGTGCTGCGCTTTGACGGCTTTGGCGTGAGCCTCCGGGACCTGGAGGAGAGCAAGGGAGTCTATTCGAGCAAGCTGGGCTGGTTCGTCAGCATGGCGGACAAAAACGTGACCCCCGAGGAGTATCTGGCAGACTACAAGGGCAAGACCAAGATAGTGGACATGGTGGCCGCCCACAGCGAGCAGACCTTTGAGAACGCTCTCAAGAACACGGCCTTCGACGCCCAGAAGAACTCCCTCACCCTGCTGTCCCTTCCCGGGGACAACTACAAGTTCGCCCTGGACCGCAACGGCTCCCTGCGCTTCGACACGGACGAGAAGCTGGTCAACGAATACGCCCAGCAGGGGGCGCCCTTCGATCAGGTCCGGGTAACTCCGGAGCCGGGAAAGGACGCTGCCATCTCCCGCAGGCTGGAATACGACTGGACCCCCATACAGCACACTGAATGGAACGACGGCGCCGTGCTCTGCACCCAGCGGGCCTTCGTATATCCCGTGGACGACCAACAGCCCGCAGCCATCGCTCAGGGCAGGGCTCTGGGAGTCACGGAGTGGACCATGGAAAACCTGACCCGGGAGACCGTGTCCGCAGAAATAGCCTTCGGATACGCGGGGAATACTCCCATCACCCTGGAGGAGGCTCTTCCCGCCACCGAGACAGGCAACAAGATGATAGCCCTCAAGGACGGCAAGGTCTGTTTTTACGTGACAGACTACGGCCTGCTCACGGAGTCCGACGGCCGCTTTACGGTGAAGGCGGAGCTGGGGCCCGGTGAAACCAAGCGCTTCGCCATACTCTTCCCCCGCTTCGACATGACCCCGGAGGAGCTCATCCCCTGGAACGAGTCCATGCTGCGGCAGACCGACACCCTGTGGAGAGACCTCATCAAGCAGGGAGCCACCGTGTCCCTGCCGGACAAGCAGCTGGAGAACGCCATCCTGGGCAGCGTAGTGGCAGGCTATATCACCGCCCGCAACAAGGACAGGAGCCAGGTGGCCCCCTGGATCGGCGCAGTGAACTACGGCACTCTGGAGAGCGAAGCCCAGTCCGTCATCAGAGGCATGGAATTCTGGGGCCAGAAGGACTGGGCGCAGTCGGCCCACGACTATTTCCTGAGCATATACCGCAAGGAAGGCTATCTGGCCAACTTCTATACCATTTTCGGCAACGGCTGGCACCTGGACACTCTGGGAGACTTTAACCGCCTCTTCGGAGACCCGGAGTGGCTGCGGCCCAGACAGGAGCAGCTCCGCAGGAACGCAGGCTGGATCATAGACCAGATAGGAAA
This region of Abditibacteriota bacterium genomic DNA includes:
- a CDS encoding alpha/beta fold hydrolase — protein: MKYLPLFALLALLFFCLPCSAETFIDFSAGQASGILAHDTNDGKFTLSPAGGVNTARITGTPQSRMIYLDVTDPFPAGEKAFVIVEYYDMTGDISLQYDGSGNPYFESPDRYGQNDTGEWKTCVFLLQYPVWQNRENAGHDFRILCEKDLAVRRVEVTSEKPLFYSLPRDPVAELEAREPNVLRDGMTAIQQWQIHEPLAPEDLTDAAFLRAKKLGITSMQSYVGLRQLEPREGELDFSYYDGLTGQLEKHGMKWLPFLIMAPEISVPDWWNSRYGVFAKCLEHGEEAPVQSIWNPNLREGVRRFLTIFREHYKPELIEALNFGISGCWGESIQVAGGGFGIMDRHQHMGYWCGDIYAAESFRSYMQQKYGSIDALNKAWKTGFGGFDALQPFIPNETTSKRAAKDLNDWYYSSMTDLAEFWVKTARELYPDTPIYLCTGGDGNVKLGADFSDQARRIAPYHAGIRITNENDDVMSNFSVTRMVSSACRLYGAYYTTEPGGDNTPDGIPGRVFDATAGGAIGAYFKYLMDKPDLPNIRGIRFAENSAFFRRNTPDLKVAALMPNTSIGLKPEVIDRFIALSTTLRRAQDFEWVDENMTEDGLLSRFRAVVLLAGQVYEQSTLDRLEEWVKAGGVLLSSNETLPLTTPEDGECSWIQPARGAFSGALSMEGEAGEGYAIDVGNRHESGLTGIWHAGEGNVLDPSDSGRWTAGDSSAVMPLPSGDGPVLKILARNDPDHGVDCQVLADGEPIGVLGKSKVPVWSRFELPAGKYSGRIRVTFRSNTFTGGANDPRQLGVFVQEIMLSSRAAEKDDIEDMEDTSLVRYAVDDSRLASSFTPLGKGWTGVFPETSEEYLALVSAALYWEQAPWSAALADSSLPNGRCLAGYKTDGDFDEVIASVIHTPEGQSVYYYNNSSEYLQKTLPNGRTIAVPEYSFAELTPDEAFAPAELEASPIKPADSGAVSPGYMLSYTRGSLKDYALVREPAEEGSDWVIVLHGHGSVADQLYTRQDLAENWLPELADKYGIVTFDTMGNGWMNPTVCSNIHEMLSWLRAKYRVDKFTIIGGSMGGSGALAYAACYPDDIKGVLALCPCTDLKSYTEFLSRAEPGDPVAAIKKDILDTILQKFDQSEMKMKAVSPQRYSERLPLPLFIAHSTGDELIPVENSRILAELMEGLSDFEYMEMEGGGHDTTILPGFARGLEFLREQGALQ
- a CDS encoding NPCBM/NEW2 domain-containing protein, encoding MLRFIFCAAVIFLLPLLAQASEFITDNTDLIISETCGFGKIGYDTADVGLADKPTPLRVNGKIYDKGIGTHANGTIEVALDGGYSRFEAEVGTQEYVIGSDTGSVVFVVKTEYGELFRSPVLTSHMDPVPVSVDVTGATSLYLIVEDGGDGITNDGCCWLNARLTKASAAAAAKHLSIDIAPSGRVTKSDPARIKGTAANRVEAIPAEDIFLTRNTYPDARGLYTATPTGGRCAIGLSWMERRRIKTCSIEFEGDAPQNVSLEFWARPGRTILDGESYWQGEWVPVNADVTRKGKVFTASLAGKTNIKETRNGVMQLRWVFDSDKPLKVKQLTAFSARVYKEGRIRITPLKKQGEVTLTGYNMDFVTDKGRSHTYTGNFDSEKTLEVIYTAPVMNPMEQSVLRFDGFGVSLRDLEESKGVYSSKLGWFVSMADKNVTPEEYLADYKGKTKIVDMVAAHSEQTFENALKNTAFDAQKNSLTLLSLPGDNYKFALDRNGSLRFDTDEKLVNEYAQQGAPFDQVRVTPEPGKDAAISRRLEYDWTPIQHTEWNDGAVLCTQRAFVYPVDDQQPAAIAQGRALGVTEWTMENLTRETVSAEIAFGYAGNTPITLEEALPATETGNKMIALKDGKVCFYVTDYGLLTESDGRFTVKAELGPGETKRFAILFPRFDMTPEELIPWNESMLRQTDTLWRDLIKQGATVSLPDKQLENAILGSVVAGYITARNKDRSQVAPWIGAVNYGTLESEAQSVIRGMEFWGQKDWAQSAHDYFLSIYRKEGYLANFYTIFGNGWHLDTLGDFNRLFGDPEWLRPRQEQLRRNAGWIIDQIGKTKEQNEDGSKVWEYGLFPPGVNADWAVYAYYFNHDAYNYAGLNSVADILEDLGDSSAEGIRKEAAELKENAFDAYKRIKALRALVPTSSGEWVAAIPCQVYEPVPIGDMYPGDDFGRAWCNEYEMGVTHLMAKGIIPADSPEASDVLDNLEELGTLSREAGYNPYSRLISDVFNIGGFTKVQPYYARYGEAIARTGNVKLYLRNYFNTLAAHLNRENMTFHEHLAGTAAPNKTHETGYFLYHSRQLFADEDGDTLRLCRFAPREWFYDGAVVNAVNIPTFFGPVSLEIKADLLKQQKTTAVLKTDFRRLPEKLTLRLPHLKEQLPVRVLVNGRERVPEGDTVRLLPGMGEKTITVVFEY